The genomic DNA TAATAGTAAATCTCTGGAAATATACTATCAGAGACAACGTGACCAATACAAATAGGAGGCATCCAATTATTGTGGATGGAAATATAACATGTTGTGCAACACTAAACTTTGACTTGTCTAGTTCTTGACATACAAACATGTAGTCTGGGACTGAAATAAGTTGTCGAGCCTTGCTTACATTATACGTACACTTAACCTCGTTCCAGTCTGTGACAGGACTAGTGCGTTCCAATAACCATTCTTTCATCCATTTTGTATGACAATCACAGACAAAGGGATTGTGACCGATGGTCATCTTAGAAACATTTAAGCGTCTCAGATTTTCTGGTAAGGaagttaaatggttgttattcaACATCAAACTTGACATTCCAGCTGGAAAAGAAGCTACGACGGAAGGACTCAGcgtgttaattttgtttttggaaaaatCAAGCACTGAAGCATTTTTGAAGTATTTCCTTGGGGTTAAACTTGtaatacttgaattttgaaacaagagtTCAAGATGGCCGGTTGGTACTTCATCCGGAACAGTTGTCAAGTTTGTATTTCTACAATCGATTATCTTACTTTTAAAGCTGAGTCGTATATAACAAGTGCAACTTTGAGGACATTTCTCAAAATTCTGAGGACATCGCATTTCATGATCTGTTACCGTTTTAAACATGCGACCTCGAAGTTCCGGTGGATTCCAACATTTCCAGTCCCAATCAAACTGTTGACTCAACGGAGCACAAGAACAGTCAACTGGATTACCACTTCCCTGAATTTCAATGAACTTCAGGAGACTTTCTAACACAAAGATGTCGTtctgatttattttcaaagaaatatccTTAATATGACAATAGGAAAGGTCGAGAATTGCTCTTGTTGATATTAATTGTTGGAAATGAATGTTAGGATTCAAGCTTTCACTGTCAATATAGGTTGCTACAGTGTCAAGGAAGCTGACATGCTCAATAAGAGTAAATAAACTGTTCCCGTTCAATTTGCAATGGTTCATGTTCATTAAAAGGAAATGTTTCGCATAAAAAGGAAAAACGGGGATAGTTTTGATGTTGTTGTACTGAAGGAAAACTTTCTGTATTGTAGGCATTTGTTTCTGTAAGAAATCTTTTGGAAGTGTTTCAATTAGATTGTGATCCAGGTGAATCTCTTCAAGGGAGATTAAACTTGTCAGTAGCTCAGAATCTATGGCTTTGAGTAAATTAAATGACAAGTCCAAAAAGCCCACTTTGTACAAAGACTGAAATACCTTTTGGTCTAAATGCCTCAGTCTATTTTTGCTTAAATGTAAATCTTCTAATGTAACTTGATTACGTAACAGGTCTGCGTCGAtatcagtcagtaagttttcagacAAGTCTAATCGTGTCATTCCAGTTACATTCCAGAAAAACTCTCTAGGCAAGGACTTGGCTGAAACGTTGCTGATGATAACATAATCAATGCCGCCATCTAAAATCACAACACTCCTCGGAAACGTATCCAGGCTGTCTAGATGGAACAACCTCTTTGCAATATCAAATCTGTTGGATGGACCACTTCCATTACCTCTGAAATTAGCCCAAGGATATTGCAGCGTCGTGTCTATAGATACCGAATGTAATGTTAACGCTTGTACTTTTGGAAATTTAGTTTTAAGCATTAAAGCATTTATGCTATAGTTTTTGCAaccgaaaataaacaaaatgcttAAACTTTCAAATTTCTCTTTGCAATCTTCCCAGAAAAACCTCTTGGTTGTCGTAATATTTGCGCTTGTATGAGAGCAGCTAAGGGCACAGTGAAACTGTTTTAGACCCTCTATAATGGAGCAGTTTGACCCCGTGAAAACGGAGCCGTTTGCCAGAGTTAACACGTACATACGTCCGAAATACTTAAAATACGACAGTTCATCTAAATATACTGAACATCCGACGATATGCAAATCTACATTGATTGAAACATTTTTCTCTAGCAGTTGAttcctttcatacttaaagtgaACACGAGTAGAAGGTATACAAACGAAATTAAGCTGTATATTAACTTGTTCTTTTTGGATTCTGGTCGTAAGATTTCCATACACTTCGTTAATGTTTATAGAGCAATCAGATGAAGTTTcagatattgtataaaataagtACACATCCCACAGAGAAGTGACATTAACTGTTCTATCACTTTCAAAATGGTATAAAAAAGAGCATTCTCTGTTAACAGTCGCATTAATGAAAGACGCATATGTCACGAAAGTGTATGTTACAATAAGAAAAATACACAGCAGCATAATTCGGCGATTGCTTGTCTTGTTCTGATTCAAAGTCatgtttcaggctcggtttgGCGTCCGTTTATGGATTGTAGCGGAAATGCGAGTCACAAAATGCAAAGACACATCTgatatatgaaagaaatatttgaaagctCCACACAAATGTTAAGCACACAAATACAAATTCAGTTCATCACATACGATTTTGTCTTAATTGATGCACATATAGCATTATATATAGAAATCCTTttcttattataaaataacaaaaatcatccaAAGATCCAtattatttcacattaaaatatGATGCTCGTGATATAAGGGGCACGTGATTCTAATGCGTATAAACATGATTAATATCTTATGTTTGTGAAAGTGTCTATCTTCGTCTGACAAAGACACTTAAAACATGTAGCTGCTCAAACATGAAAGCTTGTGTCTTCAAGTGGAACTATTGTTTCTGGTGAATAACCGGAAGTtgcttctttttatatatatcacGATTCATTTTACTGGTCTGAAACCACTTCAACATACTTGAagcaaaacgaacaaacaatgcATATACTCTTAACTGGAGACAgatataaacactttaaacagttatatattatgtgttatgaaattttgtaattgctcAAGTATGTAAAATCTGTCGGGATTTTTTCATTAAACAAGGGTTACTAAAAGAACGCCTTAAAATAAAGATGGAAACGAGTACTGTATAAAATTTGTAAGATCCCTTGGaatcatagaatgcaaccaaaaaagaataatatcagactcggtCTGATtaagtctattcatgagaggcaataaaatgtgcaacacccctcaagccccctagcaccggctttagccgaactctgttacacatctattgaatgggctccatgatcccaaaggaccagaaaatattacttTACAGCACATTCGAAAATTTGTATCGATCATTCTAATGTATccaaatatacattcataaatgcACCGAAATGTAGTGTCTGAACGggcatatttgtattttattttcatctacTTGACGGAGTAGGAGTGACCTTTTGTATAAATGTGTTTTCTGCGTCAAaagtaaacaaagaaagaaaacataaacaaatggaagaaaactagatgcattttttatttaaaatattgaaaacttcAAATGAAACGACCAGTTTGCACAAATGAcacatataattataatgaaaaataacatacatacaaaaagcaaaaaaaaaaaaaaaaaaaaaaaaaaaaaacaacccccccccccccaaaaaaaacaaccccgtaaaacaattaatgataaaacaaaagaaatgtttatggTTTTCTGACCTTTGaacattaataaaaaatgaacttgCAAAACATGTAAGTATTCGAATTTGAAAATTGCAGGAAAAATTCACAAAACTCGaacatttgaatgatttgatATCAGATCGCAatctaattttaaagtttttttcacaaTTCCAGTTCAATGTAGACTAatcttgcattatttcattaagttCGGTGCTATCCTTCTTCAGTATCATCGAAACTGGTTAACCTAAGCACATTCATTGATGTTTTATGGTGCTACGGATATTTTCTCTCCGTCTATACATTTGCATTCATAATATAGttcattgttttcttttgatTGTCTGCTTAACAAAGGTCTTACTATACACGGGGTTCTTTAACAAGAAGCGGACGACTGTCATAACTTTAGACACATTACGCTTCTAAATGCATTTTTGTACTCGTAGGTACGAAGGTAATACATGTAATTCGCCAGATATGCCCTCGTGGTCCACttgaatgtagtccatatcaatatatttgCCATTTTCTTGCCAgaatgcttgattgtaaaaaggaatgtttGCGGATGATTTTAAGTTATGTTATATGCTTCAAATGTTGTGTCGAAGctgtttgtaaaaataaaatgaatggggAAATGAATGGGGAAAGTAAGTTTTTCCTGATGTCTAACTACGCAGTATTAGCGTTTTCGTCACGTGTTTCCATGGTTTAATTGCATTAATTGTTTTGGTATTTTCTGATTGcttaaagacagaccttcaagacaagggtagtctcacaAGAAGAGAAaggctagaaatgctgataaaacataatataatttgttattttacatggaaaataGTAACGGTATTagtatttaaaaatatacagtCATGTATGTCGTTAGCAAGCGAGTACAAATGGTGTCACATAGATGCTTCTACAAATTTCGTAAGCGGTTACGATAATTTGGAGGAATATATTACCTTAACAAAGTTCTTGAGACCTTCAACGTTGGTGGCTTTTCCCGATTGTCAGAAATCGCGGAGCTAATGTGTCACAAACAATGTCTTCGTtagtggtactgtttagtttttcagctggAACATTTCGtgttgggtggttccaatacacCAGCTTTCATAGTTTTGACACCCATTGGATatgatgcctgctttttaattttgtcttttggcagtttctgtgatatgcaggctccataacctcatatTTCCTCACTAAATTCTATTTCCGTTAtgtccattgttttctcttttagaGCATACACATTATTTAAATTGGGGACAATACGCCacttttcatgaaattgcacTCTGTGTTACATTGAAAGTTATATTTATATCGTCATATGAAGACATCTGCGAATGACTCTATACTGTTCTTAGTACCTTACGCATGTGAAAATGTTGAGTTCcgctcaacccggagctagagggcgtggaagtTAACATGCTTTTCCACTACCGTTAATGAACTTTCTCAGTCAAACCGGGTCTGCAACGTTTTCATTTTTGGTGTGTTTGGCGATCTgtgaatttttccactttttctaattATTTAAGTTCCAACATCCTTTTTTGATCTCTTAgcaaaaagatataaaagttgACCGCTTTCAGTTTTAAAATCCTACGTTAAATAACTACTGCTTTAGTACCACCTCGAAGTAGTTTGATGATTATACACTGTTATCTGCTTCTATATGTTTCCCATACGTTTTGACATATTCTGCGTACgtgtatatttttaaattataccATAACAGGAGCTCTGAAATAATAGTatgttattttctttcaaaatttatacCCAAACTCCAATGTTTCTTCTTGAAAAAACAATAACATCGTTTTGTCTACCGGTTTATTAAACAAAATCTCTCGATTCtttttaactatttattttaaattacaacCAAACTTGTATTCAACAGAAAACCAAGAGAGTGATATACGCTTGCTGCTAAAGACAGGTGGCTGCTTTAGACaaattgaaattaaagaaaaggtTACTTTTGAATGTTCTAACTGACTGGTCATTTAAGACAGGTGACTGTTAAATACAGGGAGCTGTTAAACCATGttcaattgtatttatttttatggtATCCGTACAGATTGTTTTTTGGGTTATCAAGTTTCATTGTGCAAATAGCCCTTCTTACCTGTGTTGTCTAGTAGTccaaatatataatacattttactaGTATGAAATATACGGTGGTAAGTGCCATTccaatgttattttcatttgtgAGACATAAAATGTAAGCTTGTTATTGCCACgttgtatgttttcattaaaCCAGGTTCCATTTTCAGTTTCACATAGTATCAGAATAAGAAGGATGAATTTTACTTTGACACTAAGTATAGCTCAACTCCGTATGAAATGAAGGATTCACACGTTTTGTCGTAATTTAATAATCCCGCTTTTAGTATGAATTCAATGTTTTCACTTCTCTTTTCTAAAGAACTGTGATTATAACATATGATTGTGTTAACAGTGGAACTGCAAAACCTGATGGCACTAATTAGTTTCCATATGTTTTGTGTTTGATATTTGCTGGTTTAATGAGTGCTTTATTTCAGACGCATTTGTACAGTCTTTTTTAAGGATACGGAGAAGGCAGTTCTTGTCTTATGACTGGCATTGTTGTACACATGAAAAGTTATATGAAGGGTTGCTTTACTTCagattagtcaaggtcaaacagaCCACTTATGCAAAAGATATTTTATCTAAAGTCTATTATAAAATCTGTGAGAAATcctttttgaaaacagaaaataaaaaagtaatagtaGTAAATGATAGGAGGGGAATGAACTGTGTATACAACCGGGGCCGAAATAGATCTGCTTGATACTTCCTTGCAACTATGTGTATAAGATCGAAGAAGTTAATGCGTTTACAACTTGgatatttataattgaaaagCCCTTTTACACTAACTTAAAGAATCGAGTAAGTAACGGTGTCTTACGCCGATTTTCAAAAAGGGGATATTGTAATCTTTTTCTTTTGAGCTTGGTTTACGGTGTTGCTCATGAAGCTCAGGCTGTTCTACCCAGGTTCTGAAATTATGCCTGGAGATAGTTTTTGTTCAATTGTGTTTACTTTGCTGAGCTGTACTAAAACGGCTTTACTTGTAATTGCAAGAGCAGGATGTTATTGTACCGTTGAGGTGAGGCTGTGTTCCCAACAGCAGAAACAAAGCAATCATAGATTGTGAATATCATACTTTGCGTTTCAAGCAATTGAGTTCCAGTAATACTTTGGTTACAGTagtaatatttttaatgttttcgacCAAAGAGATGTTGTAATAAGTTGTACTGGTTTTCACATTGAGCATCCAGCCGTTTTCGTTATTTCAACGGTAGAAAAACCTAGCTATTTTGCCAAATTTCTAATTGATGAAAGACAACTTATCAGTTAAGGCTAAAACGAAATGTCGTTGTCGGCAACTTCTCAAGTACACGTTGGCTCGGGGACACTTCGCACAACAGACTGTTGAATTCGGTAATATGCATATATACgtcatacaacaacaacaaaataccaATACAACGTAACTTCTAGAACGTTTactgttatgtttttttttggtttattatACCACACCGACATAATTTCAGTTCAAATGGCGCTTCTGGAAGACCCCTGGACACCagaacattatttcaggcactggCGGGCACGCTTCTAGATAGTAGACTCTTCTGAGCCTGCATAGAGAGCAAAACAAACTACCTTGAAATCCTTTCCTTCACTTAATTGGTCTTTTTGGTCGTTAGTCGGATACTGGACTATTAAAAGGCAGTTTCCGTTTCGTTTATATTTCATCCCATGTCATACCTTTCTTAAACAAAGCTTTACAAACGAATGTACATTAAAATCAACTTTAAATGATAACATCTGACAATAATTTTTAGTATGCCCTGAAGAAAAGAATATTGAAGACAAGAATTGTTTCACGTAAGTTAATTtgttccttattttttttttctattccgTGACTCTTTTCCAttactttgttttaaaacaaataataccTATAACGTTAGACATGCTTGTGGAATATCAAAGATTTATAGAATTCTTACAAACACTGGTGTAAAAATTTTGAGTTAAAATTTTTGTTGgccaaaaatcaaacaaaaaaaatactagAATTATGTCCATAGGACATGAATGCCCTTGTCGACGTAGCCCAGTCGGCATACATTTATTTGGTAGAGTGGGTTCTGTCAATGCCAGATAGACAACTGAAAAGAATAAATatcctaaatatttattatagattTAAAGTATAATGTTACCTCAGTAACATGTAACTAAATCACTACAATGACCAGGTATCATGTGTAATGAAGCATTATGATCTTAATAAATACACAATGATAGtacaatgtaaacataaattatgtatccaacgaggtcaaagttcatatatacatgtatctattcaGACTAAAAATCTGTTACTCGAGATTTCAGTGCAACTGTATACTTTATATAAAGCTAAATTACGTTTCTATGAATTATTATAATTGATGTACTTTACTTTatcaaataggaaaaatgtaCTAACCTGAAAAGAGTAAATATCCTAAGTATTTATTATAGGTGCAAAGTATATAATGTTACCTCAGTAACATGTAACTAAATCACTACAATGATCAGGTATCATGTGTAATGAAGCGTTACACATAGTATCCGAGCATTGGAGATTTAGTTACGGGTGACAGGTTAGTAATTGTTAATGATGAATAGGAGACCAAAGAGCAAGGCTTTGAGAAAATAATGGACCGACATATAGGGCAAGTATACGATTTAAACTGTTATTCATGATTTTAGACTATCGGTTTATCACTGGTGATTACACGTTGATATAGAACGCAGTTGataacaaaatatcaattaaGTGGGCGTACTGTTAAAATGGCGTCCTATGACACCCCCATATACTGTGCCTTACTATATATAGCAAAAACtaccaaagggccataactgcggtaaaaatattaaaaaaaaatattccttccTTTATAGTGATCTGCAAATCAAGCTTGTtaatctgtgaaagtttgaagcatatcaggctaatagtgtgggaggagttggacacacgaGATTTGTCCCGATATTCCATATCattaaaactatcaaagggtcataactgcaGTGAAGTAGACAaggaaacaagagcactgcctgcgGGTGCCATTACTCGTCTGCGAGTGCTAGTCAGTATGTAAGCAAAGAGTTATAGTTccgaatttctaagtacaaaaagggtcataatttcgACGAAATGCAGGTAAGGGTTATGAATCTTGGCCTACCTAATCTATTAATGATGATCAATAAGTGTGAAAGGTATCAAATCTGTAGGTCTTATAGTTTTTTAggaaaggtggacctaaacaaagtttttaaccaagaaactcaaccTTTCTAAGTATAAAATGGCCATACTTCTAACAAAAtgcataccagagttatggtctttgGCCTAAACAGTCAACTAATAATGACAAAtaagtctgcaaagtttcaaaactgtagcttttatagcttttgagaaaaggcggacctaaacaaaaatgaaattaccGAAACACTCAAattttttcagtacaaaaaagGCCAAAAAACAAAGTTacggttcttggcctacacagtcacctaatgatgataaaaatgtgtgcaaagtttcaatatagcttttatagtttttgagaaaagatgggtctaaacaaaaaagacaacaagaaagtcttattttctaagtacaaaagggccataattctgacaaaatccatatcagagttatggttcttggcatgCACATTAAattaatgatgacaaacaagtgtgcaaagctGTAGCTCTCATGGGTTTTAAAATAGGTGgaactaaacaaaaaatttaacaaacacCGACACCGACACCGGCGTCAACGATCAAGTGACGATAATACCTGGTATCCAaacatcagatgagctaaaaattcttgCCTGTATGATAATCTGAACATCAAGCTTGCTCATCTGTGAAAGTTCAAGTCAACAGTGTGGGAGgtgttggacacacaagatttttctctatattcgaTATACTTTTAGTAGCAAAACTACCAAAGgaccataactgcggtaaaaatagtcacCAAAAAAATCCTTTCCTTTCCCTACACATCAagtttgttcatctgtgaaagtttaaaCAAATCAGGCTGATAGtctgggaggagttggacacaaaaGATTTCGGGACGTAgggccggacggacggacgtacggacataCGGACATCAGCAACGCTATATGTCCCACACAGGAATGTGCGcctattaaaaagataaaaagaaaacaaaaaaaaataagaatacgGCAGAACTTTACAACTTTTTACATCCCCTAAATACGGAATCTTGATGATATCACCAAAGTTTAAAAATCCCTATTACCACGCTATGCATTTTAGAGTAATGTGTTAAGGTTGAATTTACCATCTAGCgtttaaaaagaaatcaacaaaatCATATTAATCTTTACAAATGAAGTTCAAcatgtaatatatttcaaaagtgtATTTTTGAGAGCTGTTTATTGGTGGGATATTCAAATACATGAACAAACgcttacattttttatttatggCCACTAGCTTAAGAATGGTTCACCTTTTTGTTCCGTTCAGAAAGTTTCAAATAGATTTTTTGTTTCATATCATTCCTGTTTGCTTTTTATTATATCCGTAATGAACAGAACAAGccaaaaatagttttaacataAGGACAATAAGTGACCTTTATTTCTTTATGTGTATTAAAATATAACTGCAAACAAGTACGTTGGGAAAGAAATAGGATAGGTGCACATTCATACGTGCATTCAATCTACTTGTTTTTGTGCTTTACCAAAGATTACTATCAGATAAACAATCCAGATGTCCTTGGCCTTGCTTTTCCATTATCGTTTAACGGCAAAAAAGGGGCGAAGGACGAATGAATGATATTCTAAGCAAAACCACATGAACAAGTTTATTATTGGACATGAATGAGATCATCATAAACATGTTTATGTATTTGTGTTATAATACTTTACTATGAAAGCCATTTATTTACTTGTAATATGAGCTAAGTTGCGTAAAATTGTCATTTCAATATCATACCAAACAGTACTATGATCATAAATACTAAAGCgcaaacacatttaaatgtgaAACGAATCGGTGTATGTGTCAAAAGTAcatcttgttttaaatttaatgatCTGAAAATATCTCCATTTAAATTTGCAGAACACCTTTAAGCGAAGCTGTAAGTTAGTCAAATTCAGCATTGAATTAATTCTAGATACTACGTTGTGTCTGGAAAAAAAGTGAGAATACAGACTTTCAAGGCAAACTATTAATAAAGTAAACAGCATTTCAACAATCAACGTGTAATTTTGATACAATTGTCATATCTGTTTAGTGTCTAACAATTGTCTAGGAAAATATCAAGTACGTTTATCACTTTAACTTTTCTTggcaaaatattacatttatttggtAAATTCGCAGTAAAATCGATCTTATTCATTTATTACGAAGACATCAAAAATATCGTGGAGAACAATTTTGATTAGATAACATGATCAATTTCACTATGTATGATGTAGGCGATTGAAATAATCATAAGCTTTTACTCACtttcattgtttgtttaatgAAATATCCCGCCTTCCACTTGAGAATAGATTTTATAACAGTCTTCGACAAAAATTTGAACTAAAAAtctctttaaaaagtatttatctCTGAAAACCATTCTTCCGCTTTTCAAAGTCCCAGCTTCATGTCTACCTCTAATAGAATATGCAATGCAGAATAGCAGAATTTTGAAATCGGAAAGCCTGTCAGGTACCAGTGGGAGATACTGTGGTACCAGTGGGAGATACTGTACACAAATCCAGTTCTAAAAACCGGACGAAAAACTTTTGTGTGTCAGATTTTATATATTGTCATTTTGGCAGCCAATAACATTCTGGATTTCGACTTCGTCGAAACAatctatttaacccttaccatgctgaacacaattgattctgcctttgcgaccagtgtagatcatgatcagcctccacatccgtgtagtctgatcatgatctgcactggtcgattttcagtcagtatattttaggtaagcaccccttttaacagttaatggcaccgtccaaattgaaagatggacaagttcattatagaaatttagcagggtaagggctaatgAACCATTTATTTgtgtatatcaaaatctaaaatatttctaattttgtcCCAGTTAATAGAAACAGCTTCGGATGATTCTTCCATCACGTTTTTCAGAATCTGTACATTGTCCTTTTCCGGATATTTTTGTTTCCACTTATTTAGCATATAGAATATAGATGTAGCCAACCCTTCATTTTGTGTGTCATATTTCACGTGTTGCAATTCATTTGACGTTAATCCAAGGGATATCCCAAGTAACTGCCAGTTGTCTCCTATTGCCTGAGCTATTTTATTCAAGTCTTGCTCTGTTAAACGACGCATTAAACTCACATGCATTTTTGAGAGATTTTGCTCTAGAAACCACTCTTTCATTGCAGTTCTAAATTCGAAGGAATGATTGCTAAAGTCAGGACAACTTACGGTACCGCAATTCTTTAATGGTTCAATGTAACGAACACCTCTGCTTCCTATACCGTTATGTTCTGAATGA from Mercenaria mercenaria strain notata chromosome 11, MADL_Memer_1, whole genome shotgun sequence includes the following:
- the LOC128546779 gene encoding protein toll-like — protein: MLKTKFPKVQALTLHSVSIDTTLQYPWANFRGNGSGPSNRFDIAKRLFHLDSLDTFPRSVVILDGGIDYVIISNVSAKSLPREFFWNVTGMTRLDLSENLLTDIDADLLRNQVTLEDLHLSKNRLRHLDQKVFQSLYKVGFLDLSFNLLKAIDSELLTSLISLEEIHLDHNLIETLPKDFLQKQMPTIQKVFLQYNNIKTIPVFPFYAKHFLLMNMNHCKLNGNSLFTLIEHVSFLDTVATYIDSESLNPNIHFQQLISTRAILDLSYCHIKDISLKINQNDIFVLESLLKFIEIQGSGNPVDCSCAPLSQQFDWDWKCWNPPELRGRMFKTVTDHEMRCPQNFEKCPQSCTCYIRLSFKSKIIDCRNTNLTTVPDEVPTGHLELLFQNSSITSLTPRKYFKNASVLDFSKNKINTLSPSVVASFPAGMSSLMLNNNHLTSLPENLRRLNVSKMTIGHNPFVCDCHTKWMKEWLLERTSPVTDWNEVKCTYNVSKARQLISVPDYMFVCQELDKSKFSVAQHVIFPSTIIGCLLFVLVTLSLIVYFQRFTIKVLLYMHTGFHPFDRVKGEDLPFVYDVYIIYTEEKRIIAQEKLVDALRDRRCRVADFTRNFIIGLSCMDNMERLILKSSKILFFMSEDVVDNVLIMSGWNIAYQRAVAGQMNSVIIVASTEFRKHCKEESLRKYLKTDVFIKENAKLLLEKVLYLMPKPCGEEHIQLHNTERVVTDIDEKVNYIMCPVDGDNDLYREVHGQLIPYLNEYHQNIEDFESAFVPGTDMRDEMDNMLKKSQHFIFILTPEMIGNEMFEVAMFILSTVISKSKLSGYNYLLLVTTGDFEGLDIPGDLKSYMDMFITCDYSDPGLKHYLLESLTYCKQNDQLDGAGENNSVLETNTRMPLL